AAGAGGCCTTGTGGTTTGGACCCAGACATTCTGGATTCAGACCTTGTTCCCCCAGCTTCCTAGCTGCCTGATTTTGGATATCTACATGTCTGTGTGCCCCCAGGTGATTCAGGAGCAAAAGAGAAGTGGTAGTACGACTTCTTCGGATTTTGGGGAGAAAGCAACCAGTTCCTATCCCATTGTGCTTAGAGCAGGGTTGGCTACACACTATTGTTtgctaaagaaatgaaagaaaaagtcctAGGCACCCACAGGTGTTGATACACGATGGTGACAATTATTGCTATCATTATTTCTGTTTGTAACATGTGTCCCAAACAGTTTACAGGAGTATGAGCGAGAGGGTTAGAAGTGTGATTTCACTTTAAGGACTCAGCCTGCAGCATTTGGTAGCCCACAGTAGTGTGATACTGGTAGaatgaagcaaaaaagaagaacagtTTACAGGTCACTTGAAAGGCTAAGAAAGAGTCCTACTGAGATACTCTGAGAGTGGTCTTCCTCAGGGCCTCCTTTACATCTCTGTTCCggaggctgtagatgagggggttcagcatggggatcaCCACACTGTAGAACACAGAGACCACCTTGTTCTGGTCAGTGGAGTAGCTGGACTTGGGCATCACATAAATGAAGGTAATAGTTCCGTAGTAGAGCGTAACGGCCGTGAGatgggaggtgcaggtggagaaggccttgtgtCTTCCTTCAGTGGAGGGCATCTTCAGGACAGTGATGAGGATGCAGATGTAAGAGAGAACTATGACCATTCCTGTGATCCCAAGGATGGACCCAGAGGAGATGGAAGGGAGAATTTCAACAACAGAGACATCTGAGCAGGAAAGTTTCACCAAAGAGGTGAAATCAGAGAAATAGTGGTCTATCTGATTTGGTCCACAGAAAGACAGACTCAACAAGCAACTAGTAAATGTCCAAGCATTCACACACCCACCCAGATAGGAAGCCCCCAGTAAGAGGACACAGACTCTTGGGGACATGTGGGTGGAATAGACCAGGGGCAAGctgatggccacatagcggtcataggccatggcagCCAAGAGGAAGCAATCAGTTGTCCCAAACAGGATCACCGAAAAGAGCTGGGCCTCACAGCCAGTGGTTGTGATGGCCACTCCATGTCTAAGGAAGCCTATAAGCATCACTGGTGTGACTGATGTGGAAAATCCACTGTCTACAGAAGCCAAATGGCCAAGGAAGAggtacatgggggtgtgaagcTGGGGACagctttttattaaaagaattatGCTGACATTGCCTACTAAGGTGACAACATAGATGCCTAGAAATATCACAAAGCAGATGACACCAAGCACAGGATCCTCCGTGAGCCCCAAAAGGATGAACTCTGTCACACTGCTGTGGTTTCCAGCCTCCATCTCTCCTGTG
The Sus scrofa isolate TJ Tabasco breed Duroc unplaced genomic scaffold, Sscrofa11.1 Contig2593, whole genome shotgun sequence genome window above contains:
- the LOC110258631 gene encoding olfactory receptor 491-like, whose protein sequence is MEAGNHSSVTEFILLGLTEDPVLGVICFVIFLGIYVVTLVGNVSIILLIKSCPQLHTPMYLFLGHLASVDSGFSTSVTPVMLIGFLRHGVAITTTGCEAQLFSVILFGTTDCFLLAAMAYDRYVAISLPLVYSTHMSPRVCVLLLGASYLGGCVNAWTFTSCLLSLSFCGPNQIDHYFSDFTSLVKLSCSDVSVVEILPSISSGSILGITGMVIVLSYICILITVLKMPSTEGRHKAFSTCTSHLTAVTLYYGTITFIYVMPKSSYSTDQNKVVSVFYSVVIPMLNPLIYSLRNRDVKEALRKTTLRVSQ